In Arachis hypogaea cultivar Tifrunner chromosome 2, arahy.Tifrunner.gnm2.J5K5, whole genome shotgun sequence, a genomic segment contains:
- the LOC112734201 gene encoding uncharacterized protein, producing MKTEQHNNNKRLLSSLLRTAKPVAYFIFLLLTYALGYLSAPSARSSQPPQQQAPPFASSTPLNAVFSSSDFDSTSNSVIRVTVNSTELDSFRVTTRCADPISPELVRRTLVDRLFNGTSPFSNFPPPHAAPLLRRTKKIKGWGSNGAVFENLIRRVKPHVIVEVGTFLGASAIHMAELTQRLGLSTQILCIDDFRGWAGFIDRFSKIPMVNGDVLLYFQFLMNAVNFNKTGSILPVPFSSGSALIKLCEWGVYADLVEIDAGHDFFSAWSDITRGYQILRPGGIIFGHDYFTAADNRGVRRAVDLFAKVNGLKIKIDGQHWVLHST from the coding sequence ATGAAAACCGAACAAcacaacaataataagagactacTCTCTTCACTCCTCAGAACAGCAAAGCCCGTGGCGTATTTTATCTTTCTTCTGCTAACTTACGCCTTAGGTTATCTCTCCGCTCCCTCTGCCAGGTCATCACAACCACCGCAACAGCAAGCACCGCCGTTTGCGTCGTCAACGCCGTTAAATGccgttttttcttcttctgatttTGACTCAACTTCCAACTCGGTTATTCGAGTAACAGTCAACTCCACAGAGCTCGACTCGTTCCGAGTCACGACTCGATGCGCTGATCCGATCTCACCGGAACTCGTTAGACGTACTCTCGTCGACCGTCTCTTCAACGGTACGTCACCGTTCAGCAACTTCCCGCCGCCGCACGCTGCTCCTCTTCTCCGGCGAACGAAGAAGATCAAAGGATGGGGCTCAAACGGTGCCGTATTTGAGAATCTCATAAGGCGCGTGAAGCCACACGTCATCGTCGAAGTTGGCACGTTCTTAGGCGCGTCGGCGATACACATGGCCGAGTTGACTCAGCGACTCGGCCTCTCGACTCAGATTCTGTGCATCGATGATTTTCGCGGTTGGGCCGGGTTCATAGACCGGTTCAGTAAAATCCCGATGGTAAACGGTGACGTTTTGCTGTATTTCCAGTTTTTAATGAATGCTGTAAATTTTAACAAAACCGGGTCAATTTTACCCGTACCTTTTTCAAGCGGGTCAGCACTAATAAAGCTATGTGAATGGGGCGTGTATGCGGATCTCGTAGAAATAGATGCGGGTCATGACTTCTTCTCTGCTTGGTCTGATATAACCCGTGGGTATCAAATCCTCCGACCCGGCGGAATTATATTCGGCCATGATTATTTTACTGCGGCGGATAATAGAGGTGTTAGAAGAGCCGTTGACTTATTTGCTAAAGTCAATGGTCTTAAGATTAAAATCGACGGTCAACATTGGGTTCTTCACTCTACTTAA